In Polaribacter sp. Hel_I_88, the following proteins share a genomic window:
- a CDS encoding heme-binding domain-containing protein has translation MKVLKNTGIVLLIILVIAQFFGPEKNDGNIDTVNAFIAETNPPENVLNVMKTSCFDCHSAKTNYPWYNSITPVNYWLDEHVKDGKKHLDFSKWSEYSLKKKEHKMDELHEEVEKGEMPLNSYTWTHDEANLTQEQVDAIVTWGKKVQADYKQQLSAE, from the coding sequence ATGAAAGTTTTAAAGAATACAGGAATAGTTTTATTGATAATTTTAGTGATTGCTCAGTTTTTTGGACCTGAAAAAAACGATGGTAATATCGATACTGTAAATGCATTTATTGCAGAAACGAATCCACCAGAAAATGTTTTGAATGTTATGAAAACTAGTTGTTTTGATTGCCATTCTGCAAAAACAAATTACCCTTGGTATAACTCAATTACACCCGTTAATTATTGGTTGGATGAGCATGTTAAAGATGGAAAAAAGCATCTAGATTTTTCTAAATGGAGTGAATACTCTTTGAAAAAGAAAGAACACAAAATGGATGAATTGCATGAAGAAGTAGAAAAAGGAGAAATGCCTTTAAATTCTTATACTTGGACACATGATGAAGCAAATTTAACGCAAGAACAAGTGGATGCTATTGTAACTTGGGGTAAAAAAGTACAAGCTGATTATAAGCAACAATTGAGCGCAGAATAA
- a CDS encoding glycosyltransferase: MKQHVLIIGTVWVEPNSSAAGSRMLQLIELFLNENYKVTFASTSQKSEKAANLTSLHVDEVIIELNASTFDDFIINLQPTMVLFDRFMTEEQFGWRVAENCPNALRILDTEDLHFLRKVRHQQLKKGEEFTNEALLKSEDTKREIASVLRCDLSLIISTYEMDLLKSVFKIDEKILYYLPFLLNKIDEYQSEKWKTFEERKHFVFIGNFFHKPNVDAVITLKKEIWSEIREYLPEAEMHIYGAYVNQQIQELHNKKEGFIIKGFAEHSKEVIENAKVLLAPLSFGAGIKGKLTEAMICGTPSVTTSIGAEGMHNNLPWNGFIENDFHQFSKKAIELYSDKSIWKNAQENGIEIINNIYDKEKLSPLFIHRVLEIQKNLENHRTQNFFGSMLQHQTLQATKFMSKWIEEKNK, encoded by the coding sequence TTGAAACAACATGTTTTAATAATTGGAACAGTTTGGGTAGAACCCAATTCGTCTGCTGCTGGCAGTAGGATGTTGCAATTAATTGAACTGTTTTTAAATGAAAATTATAAGGTAACTTTTGCTTCTACTTCTCAAAAATCTGAAAAAGCTGCAAACCTAACTTCTTTACATGTAGATGAAGTTATTATTGAATTAAATGCATCTACTTTTGATGATTTTATCATCAACTTACAACCCACAATGGTTCTTTTTGATCGATTTATGACAGAAGAACAATTTGGTTGGCGAGTTGCAGAAAATTGCCCAAATGCACTAAGAATTTTAGATACTGAAGATTTACATTTTTTACGAAAAGTCCGTCATCAACAACTCAAAAAAGGAGAGGAATTTACCAACGAGGCTTTATTAAAATCTGAGGATACAAAAAGAGAAATTGCCTCAGTTTTAAGATGCGATTTGTCTTTAATCATCTCAACGTATGAAATGGATTTGCTAAAATCTGTTTTTAAGATTGATGAAAAAATCCTGTATTATCTTCCTTTTCTTTTAAATAAGATTGATGAATATCAATCTGAAAAATGGAAAACTTTTGAAGAAAGAAAGCATTTTGTTTTTATTGGTAACTTTTTCCATAAACCAAATGTAGATGCTGTTATCACTCTTAAAAAAGAGATTTGGAGTGAAATTAGAGAATATCTTCCAGAAGCAGAAATGCACATTTATGGTGCTTATGTAAATCAGCAAATACAAGAATTACACAATAAAAAAGAAGGTTTTATTATAAAAGGATTTGCAGAACACTCAAAAGAAGTCATAGAAAATGCAAAAGTTCTTTTAGCACCTTTAAGTTTTGGGGCAGGTATAAAAGGCAAATTAACAGAAGCCATGATTTGTGGAACGCCAAGTGTTACAACATCAATTGGAGCAGAAGGAATGCACAATAATTTACCTTGGAATGGTTTTATAGAAAATGATTTTCATCAATTTTCAAAAAAAGCAATAGAATTATATTCTGATAAAAGTATCTGGAAAAATGCTCAAGAAAACGGAATTGAAATCATCAATAACATCTACGATAAAGAAAAATTAAGTCCACTTTTTATCCATAGAGTATTAGAAATTCAAAAGAATTTAGAAAACCATAGAACTCAAAATTTTTTTGGAAGTATGTTGCAACATCAAACGTTACAAGCTACAAAGTTTATGAGTAAATGGATTGAAGAGAAGAATAAGTAG
- a CDS encoding carboxypeptidase-like regulatory domain-containing protein produces the protein MRKLFFIFLVFSTVSSFSQIEIKGTVFQQNGPLENVAVYLNNTMLGTTTDENGEFSISVKPGQYDLIVSYLGFKKINYALNTANYLKPLVFALVEDDEMLDEIIIKKTVYDDEWKYNLAEFKKEFIGKSELSKDCEIKNPEVLHFEYNALENILTAYARKPIEIYHKGLGYSIIYELEHFERNKNYVSYLGYSRYQELKGNKRKQKRWLANRLKTYNGSYVHFYQSLLKGTTYKDGFLIHLFKRVPNPERPSEAEIKKARELVRLSLPTINFTEKITVPKNALDSARVLLKKVKLPKYKDNIYKSKAPITDIFSKKNMRNYLNIEYNILVVYTKEKEEIGYIKRSVFSKMREAYPQSSSVIPLKKPSVIDRNGLLVNPLDVYYEGYWSYKKFANALPLDYSPVDSSQ, from the coding sequence ATGAGGAAATTATTTTTTATTTTTTTGGTTTTTTCTACTGTTTCGTCCTTTTCGCAAATAGAAATTAAAGGAACTGTTTTTCAACAAAATGGCCCTTTAGAAAATGTTGCTGTGTATTTAAACAATACAATGTTAGGAACTACTACAGATGAAAATGGTGAATTTTCAATTTCTGTAAAACCTGGGCAATATGACTTAATTGTGTCTTATTTAGGATTCAAAAAAATTAATTACGCCTTAAACACAGCCAATTATTTAAAACCATTGGTTTTTGCTTTAGTAGAAGATGATGAAATGTTAGATGAAATTATCATAAAAAAAACGGTATATGATGATGAATGGAAGTATAACCTTGCTGAATTTAAGAAAGAATTTATTGGCAAATCAGAACTTTCAAAAGATTGTGAAATTAAAAATCCTGAAGTTTTACATTTTGAATATAATGCATTAGAAAATATTTTAACTGCTTATGCCAGAAAACCAATAGAAATATATCATAAAGGTTTAGGATATTCAATTATTTATGAATTAGAACACTTTGAAAGAAATAAAAATTATGTAAGTTATTTAGGATACTCAAGATATCAAGAATTAAAAGGGAATAAAAGGAAGCAAAAACGCTGGCTAGCAAATAGATTGAAAACTTATAATGGCTCTTACGTTCATTTTTATCAATCACTACTAAAAGGAACAACCTACAAAGATGGCTTTTTAATACATCTTTTTAAAAGAGTTCCTAACCCAGAAAGACCAAGTGAAGCAGAAATAAAAAAAGCTAGAGAATTGGTAAGGTTATCTTTACCTACAATAAATTTTACAGAAAAAATAACAGTACCTAAAAATGCTTTGGATTCAGCAAGAGTTTTACTTAAAAAAGTAAAATTACCAAAATATAAAGACAATATTTATAAAAGTAAAGCTCCTATTACTGATATTTTTTCAAAGAAAAATATGAGAAATTATCTAAATATAGAGTATAATATTTTAGTAGTTTACACAAAAGAAAAAGAAGAAATAGGCTACATTAAGAGAAGTGTTTTTAGTAAAATGAGAGAAGCTTATCCACAATCATCTTCTGTAATTCCGTTAAAAAAACCATCTGTAATCGACAGGAATGGTCTTTTAGTAAATCCTTTAGATGTTTATTATGAGGGCTATTGGTCCTATAAAAAATTCGCAAATGCTTTGCCTTTAGATTATAGTCCAGTTGACAGCTCTCAGTAA
- a CDS encoding M3 family metallopeptidase has product MNPLLQDFNTAPFSKIETKHYKPAIKKSIEIAKAEIDAIVQNTDAPTFENTTVALDFSGDKLSRITSIFFNLNSAETNDEIQKIAQEVSPWLSEFSNDITLNEELFKRVKSVFDDKENLDLTPEQKTLLDKQYKGFARNGANLNDADKTKLREIDAKLSKLSLQFGENVLAETNAFEMHLTNEEDVAGLPESVKEAASQQAKEQDKEGYIFTLQYPSYIPFLTYADNRELRKEMAIAAGKKAFQDNKFNNEKIVLEIVNLRQQRANLLGYKTHAHFVLEERMAISPEKVIDFSNNLLTKAKPAAKKEFENLEKFAKNLDGIDQLQKWDGAYYSEKLKKELFDLDQEILKPYFKLENVIDGVFEIANRLYDLNFKEVFNIDKYHEDVKTYNVTDNKGNFISVFYADYHPRKGKRNGAWMTSYKSQYIKNGVNERPHVSIVCNFTKPTATKPSLLTFNEVTTLFHEFGHALHGMLANTTYNSLSGTSVSWDFVELPSQVLENWCYEKEALKLFAKHYETGEIIPMKYVEKIKESASFHEGMQTLRQLSFGLLDMKWHSENPSAIKSIKEFENIAFGDTKLYPDVLDNAMSTSFSHIFQGGYAAGYYSYKWAEVLDADAFEYFLEKGIFSKEVATKFKENILSKGGTEKPMELYKRFRGKEPKPDALLKRAGLV; this is encoded by the coding sequence ATGAATCCACTTTTACAAGATTTTAATACAGCTCCGTTTTCTAAAATAGAAACCAAACACTATAAACCAGCCATTAAAAAAAGTATAGAAATTGCAAAAGCAGAAATTGATGCAATTGTACAAAATACTGATGCTCCAACTTTTGAAAACACCACAGTTGCTTTAGACTTTTCTGGCGATAAATTAAGTAGAATTACGAGTATTTTCTTCAATTTAAATTCGGCAGAAACGAATGATGAAATTCAGAAAATTGCACAGGAAGTTTCTCCTTGGTTAAGTGAGTTTAGCAATGACATCACTTTAAATGAGGAACTTTTTAAAAGAGTAAAATCGGTTTTTGATGATAAAGAAAATTTAGATTTAACTCCAGAACAAAAAACTTTGTTAGATAAACAATACAAAGGTTTTGCAAGAAATGGTGCCAATTTAAACGATGCTGATAAAACAAAACTTCGTGAAATTGATGCGAAACTTTCTAAATTATCCTTACAATTTGGCGAAAATGTATTGGCAGAAACCAATGCTTTTGAAATGCATTTAACGAATGAAGAAGATGTTGCTGGTTTGCCAGAATCTGTTAAAGAAGCTGCAAGTCAACAAGCAAAAGAACAAGATAAAGAAGGGTATATTTTTACCTTACAATACCCAAGCTACATTCCGTTTTTAACCTATGCTGATAACCGAGAATTGCGAAAAGAAATGGCAATTGCTGCTGGTAAAAAAGCGTTCCAAGACAACAAGTTTAACAACGAAAAAATTGTTTTAGAGATTGTAAACCTTCGTCAACAAAGAGCAAATTTATTAGGATATAAAACACACGCTCATTTTGTTTTGGAAGAAAGAATGGCTATTTCACCAGAAAAAGTAATCGATTTTTCTAATAATTTATTAACCAAAGCAAAACCTGCAGCTAAAAAAGAATTTGAAAATTTAGAGAAATTCGCTAAAAATTTAGACGGAATTGATCAGCTGCAAAAATGGGATGGTGCTTATTATTCAGAAAAACTGAAGAAAGAATTATTTGATTTAGATCAAGAAATTTTAAAACCATATTTTAAGTTAGAAAATGTAATTGATGGCGTTTTTGAGATTGCAAATCGTTTGTATGATTTGAATTTTAAAGAAGTTTTTAACATCGATAAATATCATGAAGATGTAAAAACATACAATGTTACTGATAATAAAGGCAACTTTATTTCTGTTTTTTATGCTGATTATCATCCTAGAAAAGGAAAAAGAAATGGTGCTTGGATGACAAGTTACAAATCTCAATATATAAAAAATGGCGTGAATGAAAGACCTCACGTTTCTATTGTTTGTAATTTCACAAAACCAACAGCAACCAAACCATCTTTATTGACTTTTAATGAAGTTACAACCTTGTTTCATGAATTTGGGCACGCTTTACATGGTATGCTAGCAAATACCACTTACAATAGTTTATCTGGAACCTCTGTTTCTTGGGATTTTGTTGAATTACCAAGTCAAGTTTTAGAAAACTGGTGTTATGAAAAAGAGGCCTTAAAGTTGTTTGCAAAACATTATGAAACTGGCGAAATCATCCCAATGAAATATGTTGAGAAAATTAAAGAATCTGCAAGTTTTCATGAAGGCATGCAAACGTTACGTCAGTTAAGTTTTGGATTGTTAGATATGAAATGGCATTCTGAAAATCCATCAGCAATAAAAAGTATAAAAGAGTTTGAAAACATTGCTTTTGGGGATACAAAACTATATCCAGATGTCTTAGATAATGCAATGAGTACCTCGTTTTCACATATCTTTCAAGGTGGCTACGCTGCTGGCTATTATTCTTACAAATGGGCAGAAGTTTTAGACGCAGATGCTTTTGAATATTTCTTAGAAAAAGGGATTTTCAGTAAAGAAGTTGCTACAAAATTCAAGGAAAATATTTTATCGAAAGGTGGTACAGAAAAGCCAATGGAATTATACAAACGTTTTAGAGGAAAAGAACCAAAACCAGATGCACTTTTAAAAAGAGCTGGATTGGTTTAG
- the purE gene encoding 5-(carboxyamino)imidazole ribonucleotide mutase: MIGIIMGSDSDLPIMQEAIDILESFDIAIEVDIVSAHRTPEKLVEYSKNAHLRGIKVIIAGAGGAAHLPGMVASMSPLPVIGVPVKSRNSIDGWDSVLSILQMPGGVPVATVALDGAKNAGILAAQIIGTSDKCVLDKIITYKVGLKLKVEKAAKRIQNS, translated from the coding sequence ATGATAGGAATAATAATGGGAAGCGATTCAGATCTTCCAATAATGCAAGAAGCAATTGATATTTTAGAGAGTTTTGATATTGCTATAGAAGTTGATATTGTATCTGCTCACAGAACTCCAGAAAAATTAGTAGAATATTCTAAAAATGCTCATTTACGTGGCATAAAAGTAATTATTGCAGGTGCTGGAGGTGCAGCACATTTACCAGGAATGGTAGCAAGTATGAGTCCTTTGCCTGTAATTGGAGTTCCTGTAAAAAGCAGAAATTCTATTGATGGTTGGGATTCTGTTTTATCAATCCTACAAATGCCTGGAGGCGTTCCTGTTGCAACTGTGGCTTTAGATGGTGCAAAAAACGCAGGAATTTTAGCAGCACAAATTATCGGAACTTCAGATAAATGTGTGTTAGATAAAATAATTACCTATAAAGTAGGTTTGAAATTAAAAGTTGAAAAAGCAGCGAAAAGAATTCAAAATTCTTAG
- a CDS encoding type II toxin-antitoxin system death-on-curing family toxin has protein sequence MISKELAVEINRLVVKESGGSSGLRDESLLLSAINRPFQTFDVKDLYPTVVEKSAAIFESIIINHPFIDGNKRVAYAMMKMLLIEEGLQLNSTKEETYNFVIEASKGNLKFPEIKKWLLKKLIKS, from the coding sequence ATGATTTCTAAAGAACTTGCTGTTGAAATAAACAGATTAGTGGTTAAAGAATCTGGTGGATCATCTGGATTAAGAGATGAATCTTTATTATTATCTGCAATAAATAGACCTTTCCAAACTTTTGATGTTAAAGACTTATATCCAACAGTTGTAGAAAAATCTGCTGCAATTTTTGAAAGTATTATTATAAATCATCCTTTTATTGATGGGAATAAGCGAGTTGCATATGCAATGATGAAAATGCTATTAATTGAAGAAGGACTGCAATTAAACTCAACAAAAGAAGAGACTTATAATTTTGTAATTGAAGCATCAAAAGGAAATTTAAAATTTCCAGAAATTAAAAAATGGCTTCTAAAAAAACTGATTAAATCATGA
- a CDS encoding 5-(carboxyamino)imidazole ribonucleotide synthase, whose amino-acid sequence MKNYFSSDFKLGILGGGQLGRMLLAETQKFDIHTSILDGNKNAPCAAICNTFVVGDLLDFDAVYNFGKSVDVLTIEIENVNLDALDQLEDEGLAIYPKPKDLRIIQSKARQKNFYVDHQIPTAEFSHYAYLQELIHSYENDIIEFPFVWKAARFGYDGNGVKIVRNVADLQSLPKVECITEKLIPFKNELAVIVARNAAGETKTYPVVEMEFHPEANQVEYVICPARIDFKVAEKAREVALNVVSKLDFVGLLAVEMFQTSDDKILVNEVAPRPHNSGHYSIEASYTNQFEQHLRSILNLPLGNTASKVAGIMVNLVGEENFSGDVIYENIEEILKIDGVTPHIYGKKETRPFRKMGHVTIVNADIDKARAIAQKVKEMIRVISK is encoded by the coding sequence GTGAAAAACTATTTTTCTTCAGATTTTAAATTAGGTATTTTAGGAGGTGGTCAATTAGGTAGAATGCTTTTGGCAGAAACTCAAAAATTCGATATTCACACTTCGATTTTAGATGGAAATAAAAATGCACCCTGTGCAGCAATTTGCAACACTTTTGTGGTTGGAGATTTGTTAGACTTTGATGCTGTTTACAATTTTGGTAAATCAGTTGATGTATTAACCATCGAAATTGAAAACGTAAATTTAGACGCCCTAGATCAGTTAGAAGATGAAGGTTTAGCCATTTACCCAAAACCGAAAGATTTACGCATTATTCAAAGTAAAGCAAGGCAGAAAAACTTTTATGTTGATCACCAAATCCCAACAGCAGAATTTTCTCATTATGCCTATTTACAAGAATTAATACATTCTTACGAAAATGATATTATCGAGTTTCCTTTTGTTTGGAAAGCTGCACGATTTGGTTATGATGGAAATGGTGTTAAAATTGTAAGAAACGTTGCAGATTTACAAAGCTTGCCAAAAGTAGAATGTATTACAGAAAAATTAATTCCGTTTAAAAACGAATTGGCTGTAATTGTTGCAAGAAATGCAGCTGGAGAAACAAAAACATACCCTGTTGTGGAAATGGAATTTCATCCAGAAGCCAACCAAGTAGAATATGTTATTTGCCCAGCTAGAATCGATTTTAAAGTCGCAGAAAAAGCAAGAGAAGTTGCACTAAATGTAGTTAGTAAATTAGATTTTGTTGGCTTGTTGGCAGTTGAAATGTTTCAAACTTCGGATGATAAAATTTTGGTAAACGAAGTTGCTCCAAGACCACATAATTCTGGTCATTATTCAATTGAAGCGAGTTATACCAATCAATTTGAACAACATTTACGCTCAATTTTAAATCTACCTTTGGGAAATACAGCTAGTAAAGTTGCAGGAATAATGGTAAATCTTGTTGGTGAGGAAAATTTTTCTGGTGATGTAATTTACGAAAATATCGAAGAAATTTTAAAGATTGATGGAGTTACGCCTCACATTTATGGCAAGAAAGAAACACGACCTTTTAGAAAAATGGGTCATGTAACTATTGTAAATGCTGATATTGATAAAGCTAGAGCAATTGCGCAGAAGGTTAAGGAAATGATTAGAGTGATAAGTAAATAA
- a CDS encoding Rieske 2Fe-2S domain-containing protein, with protein sequence MYKKILLLVGITMFINCSDTTNLTNCLRSPNLSITTDLNNPSLINAQTPGGFAELPGGIKGILLFNTNGTDFVAFDKLCPKNECAAAMTFENRVLTCSCHESSYSVDFGGAPQTDGFECPAIEYRVTKNGSRIRISNF encoded by the coding sequence ATGTATAAAAAAATATTGCTTTTAGTTGGTATTACAATGTTTATAAATTGCTCTGATACTACAAACTTAACAAACTGTTTAAGATCACCTAATTTAAGTATTACTACAGATTTAAACAACCCAAGTTTGATAAATGCACAAACTCCTGGAGGTTTTGCAGAACTTCCTGGTGGTATTAAAGGCATTTTATTATTTAACACAAACGGAACCGATTTTGTTGCTTTCGATAAATTATGCCCAAAAAATGAATGTGCTGCTGCAATGACTTTTGAAAACAGAGTTTTAACTTGTTCTTGTCATGAAAGTAGTTATAGTGTAGATTTTGGTGGAGCTCCACAAACGGATGGTTTTGAGTGTCCAGCCATTGAGTATAGAGTTACAAAAAACGGAAGTAGAATTCGAATCAGTAATTTTTAA
- the greA gene encoding transcription elongation factor GreA, whose product MSEVSYYSEEGLKKLKDELLQLEQVERPRVTQEIADARDKGDLSENAEYHAAKEEQSHLEFKIAKLKNVVANARILDESQLDTSKILIHSNVKIKNTTNGMEFSYRLVADSETDVRNGKLSVNSPIGKGLLGKKVGDIAEIKVPNGIMKFEIVEISR is encoded by the coding sequence ATGAGTGAAGTATCTTATTATTCAGAAGAAGGATTAAAGAAGTTGAAAGACGAATTGTTGCAATTGGAGCAAGTTGAGCGTCCAAGAGTAACGCAAGAAATTGCAGATGCAAGAGATAAAGGCGATTTGAGTGAAAACGCAGAATATCATGCAGCAAAAGAGGAGCAATCTCATTTAGAATTTAAAATTGCAAAGCTTAAAAATGTGGTTGCAAATGCGCGTATTTTAGATGAAAGTCAGTTAGATACGTCTAAAATATTAATACATTCCAACGTAAAAATTAAAAATACTACAAACGGAATGGAATTTAGCTACAGATTGGTGGCAGATTCTGAAACCGATGTTAGAAACGGAAAACTATCTGTAAACTCGCCAATTGGTAAAGGTTTATTAGGTAAAAAAGTTGGTGATATTGCAGAAATTAAAGTACCAAATGGAATTATGAAATTCGAGATTGTAGAGATTTCGAGATAA
- a CDS encoding HIT family protein: MSIFTKIITGEIPSYKVAENEDFIAFLDINPNAKGHTLVVPKKEENKIFDLSEEAYINLMQFSYRVAKALEKAVSCKRIGMSVIGLEVPHVHVHLVPTNVMSDMQFTHKVNLSSEEFVALAEKISKEFE, from the coding sequence ATGAGCATATTCACAAAAATAATTACAGGCGAAATTCCAAGTTATAAAGTTGCAGAAAACGAAGATTTTATTGCGTTTTTAGACATCAACCCAAATGCAAAAGGACACACTTTAGTAGTGCCAAAAAAAGAAGAAAACAAAATTTTCGATTTATCTGAAGAAGCCTATATTAATTTAATGCAGTTTTCTTACAGAGTTGCAAAAGCGTTAGAAAAAGCTGTTTCTTGTAAAAGAATAGGAATGAGTGTAATTGGTTTAGAAGTACCACATGTGCATGTTCATTTAGTGCCAACAAATGTGATGAGTGATATGCAGTTTACTCACAAAGTAAATTTAAGTAGCGAAGAATTTGTTGCTTTAGCTGAAAAGATTTCTAAAGAGTTTGAGTAA
- a CDS encoding HAMP domain-containing sensor histidine kinase translates to MKIFSNTLVFKRITILVSLVIVTLILWNTYTFFQKFKQAERAKMEIHGEAIKELRTDNLADLDKNISGLPLNIISRTKDIPFILVDADGAIKGSNNLDPKKENDSTYLAEQLAIMKNQNKPIEVDYLGKTDYIYYRDSALLDKLTYYPLALLLILVLFLAVIYLFYSSNKAAETNKLWTGMAKETAHQIGTPLSSLLGWIAILKMEKVDETYIHEIEKDVHRLNTIANRFSKIGSKPELKKQNIVTITQQAFDYLESRSSKQISFSFSATDKELYTNLNAELFGWVIENLIKNGIDAMLGKGNLNLQIESEQKKIKITLTDTGKGMPKKLFKQIFKPGFTTKKRGWGLGLSLSKRIVEDYHNGKIFVKKSEIDKGTTFQILLDKV, encoded by the coding sequence ATGAAAATTTTCTCAAACACTTTAGTATTCAAACGAATTACAATTCTGGTTTCTCTTGTAATTGTTACTTTAATTCTTTGGAATACCTATACTTTCTTTCAAAAATTTAAACAGGCAGAAAGAGCAAAAATGGAGATTCATGGTGAAGCCATTAAAGAGCTTAGAACCGATAATTTGGCAGATTTAGATAAAAATATCTCTGGGCTTCCTTTAAATATTATCAGCAGAACTAAAGATATTCCATTTATTTTGGTAGATGCTGATGGAGCTATAAAAGGCTCAAACAATCTAGATCCTAAAAAAGAAAACGATTCTACATATTTGGCTGAACAATTAGCAATAATGAAGAATCAAAACAAACCTATTGAAGTAGATTATTTAGGCAAAACAGACTATATTTATTACAGAGATTCAGCTTTATTAGACAAACTTACCTATTATCCTTTAGCTTTATTACTAATTTTAGTGTTGTTTTTAGCGGTTATTTACTTGTTCTACAGCTCAAACAAAGCTGCAGAAACAAACAAACTTTGGACAGGAATGGCTAAAGAAACTGCGCATCAAATAGGCACACCTTTATCATCTTTATTAGGTTGGATTGCCATTTTAAAAATGGAAAAAGTTGATGAAACTTATATTCATGAAATTGAAAAAGATGTTCACAGGTTAAACACCATTGCCAACCGTTTTTCTAAAATTGGCTCAAAACCCGAACTCAAAAAGCAAAATATTGTAACCATTACACAACAAGCTTTCGATTATTTAGAATCTAGAAGCTCTAAACAAATTTCATTTTCATTTTCGGCTACTGACAAAGAACTGTACACAAATTTAAACGCGGAATTATTTGGTTGGGTAATTGAAAATCTCATTAAAAATGGTATTGATGCTATGTTAGGAAAAGGAAATTTAAACCTACAAATTGAAAGCGAACAAAAGAAAATAAAAATTACGCTTACTGATACAGGAAAAGGAATGCCTAAAAAATTATTTAAACAAATATTTAAACCTGGTTTTACCACCAAAAAACGTGGTTGGGGATTAGGTTTATCGCTTTCAAAACGAATTGTAGAAGATTATCATAATGGAAAAATCTTCGTTAAAAAGTCAGAAATTGACAAAGGAACAACTTTTCAGATTTTGTTGGATAAGGTTTAG
- a CDS encoding flavin reductase family protein has translation MLSIDPKEISTGKLHGYLLGAIAPRPIAFASTIDAEGNPNLSPYSFFNVFGSNPPTLIFSPARRVRDNTIKHTLENALETKEVVINVVNYDIVQQMSLSSTEYAKGVNEFEKAGFTMLKSDKIKPFRVAESPVQFECKVKDVIFTGDEGGAGNLIVCEVVKMHISDAVLDENGAIDQHKIDLVARAGGSYYTRARDGFFEIDKPIATLGIGVDQIPAEIRNSTILTGNNLGMLGNVEQLPLDETVDNFAKEHPQFIGLETTKKHTFAQDFLSNNDVESAWKVLLLK, from the coding sequence ATGCTTTCTATAGATCCAAAAGAAATATCAACAGGAAAATTACATGGTTATTTATTAGGTGCAATTGCTCCAAGACCCATTGCGTTTGCAAGTACCATTGATGCTGAAGGAAACCCAAATTTATCTCCTTATTCGTTTTTTAATGTGTTTGGTTCAAATCCGCCAACATTAATATTTTCGCCAGCAAGAAGAGTAAGAGACAATACTATAAAACACACGTTAGAAAACGCTTTGGAAACAAAAGAAGTAGTTATAAATGTGGTAAATTATGACATTGTGCAACAAATGTCTTTAAGCTCTACAGAATATGCAAAAGGTGTAAATGAATTTGAAAAAGCAGGTTTTACAATGTTAAAATCGGATAAAATAAAACCTTTTAGAGTTGCAGAATCTCCTGTACAATTTGAATGTAAAGTAAAAGATGTTATTTTTACAGGTGATGAAGGAGGAGCAGGGAATTTAATAGTTTGTGAGGTAGTAAAAATGCATATTTCTGATGCTGTTTTAGATGAAAATGGAGCGATTGATCAACATAAAATTGATTTGGTTGCAAGAGCTGGAGGAAGTTATTATACAAGAGCTAGAGATGGTTTTTTTGAAATTGATAAACCAATAGCTACTTTAGGAATTGGTGTTGATCAAATTCCTGCAGAAATTAGGAACAGTACCATCCTTACAGGAAACAATTTGGGCATGTTAGGAAACGTAGAGCAATTGCCTTTAGATGAAACTGTTGATAACTTTGCGAAAGAACATCCGCAATTTATTGGGTTAGAAACTACAAAAAAACATACATTTGCCCAAGATTTTTTAAGTAATAACGATGTAGAAAGTGCTTGGAAAGTACTTTTATTAAAATAA